TTTCACTGTCATCAGAAGCTTTCGAGGGAGTTTTCAATGTATTGTTATCTATCCAGTCTTTGTTCTTTCTATCACCTGTCACTATAAATTTCACCTCCGTTTCCTTTCCGCTTGCCTTAAGTAATATTATGTGTCACGAATAATCCGCTATGCAGATACAGAGGATAATCAGGGGGAACGGTGAATATATAAGATAAAATAGGTTTGAGTAAAGGTGAAGTGATATGTTGAAATGGATTTTGGTTTTTATGCTGATTCCGGCAGCCGAAATATTTATCTACATTCAACTGGGCAAATATGTGGGAATGCCGGCGGTTGTGCTGCTTATTCTGGCCACCGGGGCTGCCGGCGTGATCCTGAGCAGGCAGCAGGGATTCTATATCATCCAAAGGTTTCGGGAGAATCTGCAGTCAGGGGTTGTCCCGGGGAATCAGCTGGTTGACGGTCTGCTTGTCCTGGTGGGATCAATTCTGCTGCTGGCCCCCGGGCTCCTGACAGACCTGACGGGATTTATATTCCTACTGCCATTGACACGTGTTTATGTCAGAGAATTCATTAAAAAAAGGCTTCGCAGATGGATTGATGAGGGGAAAGTCATTATTTATTAAATGTAGCGCTTGGACACTTGTTGTGATATAATATTCAAAATAAATGAGGGGTATAAAAAAACGAAGGGGGAGTCGGTATGGCGGCGATAAGAATTGCACAAGAAGGACTCACATTTGATGATGTGTTATTGGTACCTGCCAAATCAGAGGTTATTCCAAAAGAAGTTGACACAACGACCTATTTGACCAAGAAAATTAAGCTTAATATACCCTTAATGAGCGCCGGTATGGATACAGTTACCGAATCAAGGCTGGCAGTTGCTATTGCCCGCGAGGGCGGCATAGGGATAATACATAAGAATATGAGTATTGATAAACAGGCTATGGAAGTAGACCGGGTGAAACGTTCAGAACATGGTGTTATAACTGATCCAATCTTCCTGTCACCTGATCATCCTGTCAGTGATGCTCTGGAAATAATGTCAAGGTACAGGATATCAGGAGTACCTATTACAGTTGATAATATTCTGGTTGGTATCCTGACAAACCGTGATTTGAGATTTGAAACTGATTATACCAAAACTATCAAGGAAGTAATGACAAAAGATCACTTGATTACCGCACCTGTGGGGACAACCCTTGAAGAAGCCAAGAATATCTTATGGCATCATAAAGTTGAAAAGCTGCCCATTGTTGATGACAAAAATCACCTGTTGGGTTTGATCACGATAAAAGATATTGAAAAGGCCAGGATTTATCCAAATTCGGCGAAAGACAGCAATGGAAGGCTGGTAGTAGGAGCTGCTGTCGGAGTATCCAAAGATATGATGGAACGCACTGCAGCCCTAGTTAGTTCGAAGGTTGACGCAATATGTGTGGATACAGCCCACGGTCACTCCAGAGGAGTACTTGATGCGGTATATACCATTAAGTCAAAGTACCCGGAAATCGATATAATTGCAGGAAATGTTGCTACTGCAGAGGCCACCAGAGACTTGATTGCGGCTGGCGCTGACTGTGTCAAGGTCGGCATAGGTCCGGGTTCTATATGTACAACCCGTGTAGTGGCAGGAATCGGAGTTCCTCAGGTAACTGCAATCGCTGACTGTGCCGAGGAAGCAGGCAAGACGGGTACACCTATCATTGGTGATGGCGGGATAAAATACTCCGGAGATATTACCAAGGCTGTTGCTGCCGGAGCGGATGTTGTCATGATCGGCAGCCTTTTTGCCGGAACTGAGGAGAGCCCGGGGGAACTGGAAATTTACCAGGGACGCAGTTTTAAGGTATATCGCGGCATGGGCTCAATGGGCGCCATGAAAGAAGGCAGTAAAGACCGTTATTTCCAGGAAAACGAGCAGAAATTAGTTCCCGAAGGGATTGAGGGACGGGTGCCTTTCAAAGGCTCCCTTTCGGAAACAGTGTACCAGCTGGTTGGCGGTCTCAAAGCGGGTATGGGATACTGTGGCACTGCCAGCATCAATGATTTGAAGACAAAGTCGGCATTTATCAGGATCACAAATGCCGGTCTGCGTGAGAGTCACCCACATGATGTTACAATTACCAAAGAAGCGCCCAATTACAGTGTTTAAGCCGTTGCAGCGCTTAAACTAATGCTAAAATAAATATTGGAAATAATATTGAAAAAGTGTTATAATAGTTCATGCGAGATGCCAAATTGGGGGTGTACTTCAAATGATTGACAGGGATACACTGCGGATGGTATTGGACCAGTACCTGTCAGGCCGGGTTACAAGAGAAGAGATATCCGACTGGGCATATAATATGATCAATGAACAGGGTGAAACAAGTGATCAATTGGTGAACGAGGTTCTCTTTAATTTGGTCAGCTTTCATGATGTTGGCATGATATTTGAACAGTACCGTCCTAGCCGGGAGAAATTGGAATACTTTATTAACTGGCTTGAAGATGACGGAGAATGCGGCTGGGATCAGTATACTGCTATGTTTGATCCCGGTAAGCTGATGTAGTAGTTACACATCCCACTAACCAAAAGGTTAGTGGTTTATTTTTCTATATAGCTGATTGTTATGAGGAGAGGTGTCGTCAATTGTTTGGGTCGATAGAAGATGTTAAAGAGAGACTGACCAAACAGAATTATCTAATTAATTACAGGGCAGCCACCGCTGTATTTTTAGCAGTTAAGCTGCAAAAACCACTTCTTATCGAAGGCCCTGCAGGTGTTGGGAAAACAGAACTGGCCAAAGCCGCAGCCGGCGCACTGGATACCGGCCTTATCAGGCTCCAGTGCTATGAAGGGTTAGATGAATCAAAGGCGCTTTTTGAATGGAATTACCAGAAACAACTGCTTCGCATCCAGGCAAACCACCTTACCGAAAAGACTTGGGAAGAAACCAAGGCCAATATTTTTTCGGAAGAATTTTTCCTTGCCAGACCGCTGCTGCAGGCGTTAAAGGCAGAAAATACCGTTGTCTTACTGGTTGACGAACTGGACAAGAGTGACGAGGAGTTTGAAAGTTTTCTATTAGAGGCGCTCTCTGATTATCAGGTATCCATTCCGGAGCTGGGTACAGTTAAAGCAAGGTCTATCCCTATTGTTGTATTGACCAGCAACAACTACCGGGAGTTCAGTGATGCCCTGAAAAGACGGTGTATCCATTTATATATTGATTACCCTTCTCTGGAGCGTGAACTGGCTATAGTGAGAATAAAAGTGCCGGAAATAAATGGCATTCTGGCTGAGAAAATCGTGGAATTCGTACAGTCACTGAGGAAGATGGTCCTCAAAAAGTCTCCCAGCATTTCCGAAACCCTTGACTGGGCACGGACCTTGGTCTTGCTGGGGGCGGACTCTTTAAATGAGGAACTTGTTATGAATACAGTCAATATTCTTTTGAAATACCAGCAGGATATTAAAAAGGTTGAAGAACGAATAAGCGGTCTTCTGCCGGAATAAAGCCGGGTGAAACAAATTGGATAAAGCTATTCTTCAGTTTGCCGTACTCCTGAGAAAGGCCGGGATAAGGGTCTCGCATGCAGAGGTTACCGAAGCCTTGAAGGCAATTACCCTAACCGGAATTGACAGGGTTAATTTTTTTAATGCCATTTCGGCAACAATGATAAAAGTGCAGACAGATATGCGCATATTTGAAAAGATATTTGAATATTACTTCAACCCTGAATTTATGAGTGCCCGCCATGATAACTGCAGCAGGTTTGGCCCGTTGGTTCCAGCTAATCCGAAAACCACCTGTCAGGGAAACGACATTGTTCCGGGAATGAGCAAAGGGAGAACCACCGGATTTGGACAGGGCAGGGGACTGGCTTCCGCGGCAGTTGATAACTTCATCCAGGTCATTCAGGCAGGTGTCCCTGAAGAAATGTCCGCATTGGTTAAAAAGGGGGTTGCAGGCCTCGGCAGGCTGGAAGAAGACGACCTGGAGGACATGAAAAATGCCATCAGACAGGTTAAAGTATTTCTGGAATGGAACATGGGCATATATAAACTGGAAAATACAGCGAGTGAACTGGATGAAAAAACCTGGTTGGTTTGGCAGGAACGCTTAAAAAACCTTGAAGATATGCTTTACCTGGAGCTGGAAAAAAAATTAATCATTGAACTTGGCTCAGATGCGCTGGAAACAGTTTTAATCAGAGAAAATATTAATCAGCTGGATTTTTACAGACTTTCTTCCCAACAGACAGCAGAAATAAGAAAAAAAATAAGTAAAATAGCGCATAAATTAGCCTCAAGAGTGTCGTTTCGACAAAAACGGTCAAAAAGGGGACGGATTGACCTGGCCGGGACTATCAGAAGATCAATGTCATATGGAGGTGTACCAATAAAGCCTGCCTATCGCGACCACTATCCTACAAGGCCGGAATTTGTTGTCCTCTTTGACCTGTCAGGTTCAGTGAAAATATTCAGTGAGTTTATCCTCCAGCTTGTCTATTCCATTCAGAGCAGGTATCTTCATGTGAGGTCATTTGTTTTTGTGGATACTCCTGACGAAGTAACCGGATATTTTCAGAACAGAGAAATTGAAGATGGGATTAAAGACATCTATAATCTGGCCAGATTCTCCAAAACAGCATTCTCTGATTATGGCCAGATGTTTATTGATTTTAATGAGAAGTATCTTGAGATTCTTAATAAAAAGACTACTCTGGTTATTATCGGGGATGCCCGCAACAATTATCACAGGGATCATGCAGACTGCTTCCGGAATATGTGTCAGGAAGTCAGAAAAACTATCTGGCTGAACCCGGAACCTGTTGAAAGCTGGGACAAGGAAGACAGCCTGATATCACTTTACGGAGGATTGTGTGACCAGGTATTCGAATGCCGGAATTTGGAGCAATTAGACAGGGTAGCCAGAAAAATTATATAATGTGAAATATTTTTCGAGTCTATCGACACATTACGACACAACAATTGGAAATCTTCTGGTATAATTTTATATGTAAAGCGATAAAATTTAATATGAGTATCGAAATGGCAAAACCAGTGAAAACTGGGGGCGCAAAACTGCGGGTCTAAAGCTACAAAAGCTATGACAGCCGGGTTACCGAAGTGCTGCTTCACCTTTGGTCCGGTATCTGATGATCGATACCGGTTAATTTATGTTTTGATAGGTGGCGGCAAAGGGGAAGGAGGAGTCCTTAGTGGATCTTGTGCAGGAGATCGAAAAAATGCAGCGGGAACTCAATACCTTGGCGGAAGAAAAAAACAACATTTTAAGTGACCCCGAAATTTATCAGCAGAGTTGCATTATTGACAATATGATCGTGCAATTCATGAAACTTGGTGATTCCAAGGGATAGGCCAATCAGGCCTATTTTTTTTTGCAAAATCAACAGAAGTTTTATTATAAACATATTGACTATTAGCTAATCATAATCTATACTTGGAAATGAGAATACTTCTCAGTGGAAAATACTTCTCAGTGAAAAATGCTTCTCAGTAAAAAGTAATTATCAGTAGAAAACATCATATTAAAAAATGGGGGGAACGGAGTATGAACCTGGATAAATGTAAAAAGGGACATAAGGTAAGAATTACCGGTATCGGCAATAGTGATATCAGAGCACAGGCAATCAGGTTCGGGATTTCTGAAGGGGAGATCGTTTGTTGTGCTGAAGTTGTGCCTGCAGGTCCGGTTGTGGTGCAGAAGAACAACCAGGAAATTGCCATCGGCAGGAGGCTGGCACGACAGATTGCAGTGGAACTTATCAGTTGACATATTATGTGACAGCAAAGGAGATTTGAAATATTATGCATTGTCATGATAGCGGTGTTAAAATTAATATTCCGCCAGATTCAAGAAAAATCGTTTTAGCCGGTAATCCCAATGTTGGTAAATCAGTATTTTTCAATGCTCTGACAGGATTATATGTTGATGTATCCAACTACCCTGGCACAACTCTTGAGATTTCCCACGGAAGATACGGAAATGATGTTATCATTGACACTCCTGGAGTTTATGGCATCTCATCATTTAATGATGAGGAAAGAATTGCCCGGGATATTATCCTTGAGGCTGATGTTGTAATCGATATCGTAGATGCAGTCCACCTGGAACGGGATCTTTTCCTGACCCAACAGATAATAGATACAGGTGTCCCAGTGGTAGTTGCCCTGAATATGCTTGACGAAGCAGAGAAACAGGGAAGAAAGATTGATACTGATCTTTTGGAAGACCTGCTGGGTGTTCCCGTTATCCAAACCGTAGCTGTAAAGCAAATGGGCATGGATGAGCTCAAAGGGAAAATATGCAGCGCCCGCTCAGGCCATATTGACATCGGGCTTCATAGCAAGTTACATGAACTCCATGACCGGGTTGCCAACCAGGGAGAGGCTCTTCTGATACTGGAGGGAGATTCCGTAGTAGCAGAACGGCATGGAATTGCCCCGGGTTCTGAAAGGGAGGAAATTTACCTTAACAGAAGGGCCAGGGTAAATGATATAGTGGGACATGTTGTCTCAGAAGGCTGCAATAATTCGGGAATTGGTACAATCTTGGGCAGAATGATGATTAAGCCTGTTACCGGAATACCGATTCTGGCATTTTGTCTGTATTTAATGTATAAATTTATTGGTGTTTTTATTGCCGGTGATATTGTCGGCTTTACCGAAGAAACCCTGATGCAGGGTAAATACGAACCTTTTATCAGATCCTTGGTTGGACAGTATTTCAATGAAAGTTCTGTACTGGGTACAATTCTTATTGGTGAATTTGGTGTTTTGACAATGACCGTAACATATATACTCGGACTCCTGTTACCCCTTGTTTTTGGATTTTATCTGGTACTTTCTGCATTTGAAGATTCCGGTTACCTTCCCAGAATAGCTGCCCTTACAGACCGGGCTCTATCTGGAATCGGATTGAACGGGCGGGCTGTAATTCCCATCATTCTCGGTTTTGGATGTGTTACCCTGGCTACTATTGTAACCAGAGTTCTGGGTTCGGAAAGAGAGCGGCGGATTGCTGTGTTTCTGCTGGCGCTGGCTATCCCGTGTTCAGCTCAGCTAGCAGTTATTGCGGGTTTGATTAGTTCCTTAGACGGGGTGTTGGTTGCCCTCTATGTTATTTCCATCCTGACTGTGCTTATTGTTACAGGTACACTGCTTAACAGGTTTTTACCGGGTGAGTCGACAGACCTTTTGATTGACCTGCCGCCATTAAGGATGCCCAGGATTGAGAATGTACTCAAGAAAACAGTTACAAAATCATATCACTTTGTCTTGGAGGCAACACCGCTCTTTGCAGGAGGCGCTCTCCTGATAGGAATCCTGCAGGTAACGGGTTTGCTGGAAATGCTGCAGAGACTGCTGCAGCCGGTTACTGTTGGCTGGCTGGGGATGCCGAAGGAATCGGCAACTATTTTTATTATGGGTTTTGTCAGGCGTGATTTTGGCGCAGCGGGGCTGTACAACCTGGGTCTGAATGAATTTCAGACTGTAATCGGCCTGGTCACAATTACCCTTTTTGTGCCCTGTATAGCCTCAACTCTGATTATATTTAAAGAACGCAGCCGGCGGGAAGGATTTATTATGTGGTCCGGTGTTTTATTCCTGGCCTTCATCATCGGTGGTTCCCTAAATCAGGTTTACCAGGTCACCGGGTCTGTATATGCTGTAATTATCGGCTTGGTTTTAGTCCTGGTGGCTGTTCTGCTGCTCACGAAAATTTTTGTCAGAAAACCAAAATTAACATCAGAAGGAATAAACTATGGGCGATAAAACTAAAGGTAACAATAAAGAGAGCAAAAACAAAAAGGCTGACGACGCAATCGAATGCCCAACATGTGGGAATAAAATCAGCGCCCCCAAAAGCCTGAAATGTCCCAGGTGTTTTTCATCTATCGTCAAGCTGGGGTGTGGGGGAAACTGCAGCGGGTGTGCAGATAAATGTTAAATTATTGCAAAACTGCGCTATTTAAAATATAATTAGGTTGAGGTGTGATTGTATGGAGTTCTCACTTGAGACCTTAAAACAAAAGCTGTGTGACCGGGAATATAAATTAACCCCTCAAAGAAGGATTATAATGGAGGCCTTTACCAGAAGTCTCGAAAAGCACCTGAGCGCTGAAGATATCTATGGAATGGTTAAACAAAACAATCCGGAGATAGGACTGGCCACGGTCTATCGTACCCTGGACCTCTTTGCGGAACTTGATATCCTTCAAAAAATGGATTTTGGCGACGGTCGCAGCAGATACGAATTCTGCACCTCTGAAGTTCATCACCACCACCACCTGATATGTCTCTCGTGTGGGAAAGTAATGGAGTTTGGAGACGACCTGCTGGAATCATTGGAATCAGCTATTGAGAAAAAAAGCAGGTTCAGGATTGTGGACCACCAGCTTAAATTTTATGGTTACTGTGAAAAGTGTACTGCCTCTAAATGAGAGGCAGTAAGCTTGTTGACATACCCCATATTTTTTGATAATAAAAATGTAACATGAACAGGGGTAGATGAATTCCTCGGGCGGGGCCCCCAATCCGTTACCGAACCCCGGCCTTTCAGAAAGCCGGGGCTTCGACGGATCGGGGGGACCCCCAGACATCTCCGCCGGCAACCGCTCCCGCTTTGCGGTCGTGGGCCGGACGGACGACAGACTCCGCCCTACGGAACACATCTACCCCTGTCTTATAGCATTTTACAGTTCAATATTATTGACTTTGTCAGCAGTCTGACTGCCTCTAAAGAAGAGGCACAGTCAGACTCTATTCATCCCGGCTTTTGTAAAAGAACTCGTAAAAACCCATTGCCATCAAAAAAATACCAAAAATCCGCTGCAGAGCGGGGGCAGGAATCCTTACTGCTATCATAGCGCCCAGCAGCGCTCCTGCCACTGTGCCAATGGCCAGATAACCTGCCAGCCGTGGCCGTACATTGCCCTGCCGGTAGTGGGTAATAACAGCCACAATGGATGTTGGCACAAATGACAACAGGGAGACACCCTGGGCAGTATGCTGGGTAATCCCGGTCAGGAACACCAAAGCAGGGACCAGCAGAGTGCCGCCGCCGACTGCAAGTCCGCTCAGTATTCCGGCAAAAAATCCGATGATTGTCACAATCATTTAAAACATCATCCTCAGCCCGGCCAAAAACATGAAAACACCGAAAAACTGTCTCAGTTTTCGGGCCGGAATTCTGTTCATCAATTTTGCCCCCAGGTAGCCGCCAACTACGCCTCCCGCTACTACCTGCATGGTAAGCCTAAGGTTAAGGTCATCATTCAGCCCATAAATTAAACAGCTGGCAACAGTTGTCGGCAGAATGACAGCGAGTGATGTTCCATGGGCTTGGTGCTGGGCTATCCCCATCAAACTAACCATTGCCGGAATTAGAATTGTCCCTCCGCCAATTCCCAGAAGGCCATTTATCAAACCGGTTATAATTCCTATCCCGATGAGAAGCAGAAGACTAATATGTTTCATATTCCACCTGTGACAGATTAATTTTTGTGATTCAGAAGTTATTATTTTACCTATTCCTCCTTTTGACTCAGGTAAAATTGTGGTATATTATAACAAGAAATCAATTATTTTTAGGAGGTTTTAAAATGGCAGTTTTTGTATGTGCAAACTGCGGTTTTACTAAAGAAACCAGGTGTAAACCGAAAAAGTGTCCCGAATGCGGTTCTAATGATTCTTTCGCAAAGAAAGAAGAAAACAACAAATGAAAAGAGTTCTCTTTTTTTCGGTTTCTATCGGGTCAGGCCACGATCTTGCAGCTGAAGCCACAGCCAGGGAAGTTACGTTACGCTTCCCTGACTGTAGGACCATGACCGTTGATACCTTCAAATACATCAATCCTGTACTTAACAAGGTCATTGCGGGAAGCTACATGGAGTCCCTCAAATTCAACCCCAAAATATGGGGGTATTTATATAATCAGGCTGAAGCAGGGGACAAGTTTATTGACCTGAATCAGATACTTTCAAAACTTGTTTCCTCAAAGATGGAGAAACTGATTAAAGAGTTTGACCCCCAGGTGATGGTTTGCACTCATGCATTTCCCGCCGGAATACTGTCAATAATTAAATCAAAATATGGGCTCCGGATTCCTGTGATTGCTGTTATGACCGACTATACCATTCACCCGTTCTGGGTGCATGAAAATATTGACATGTATGTAATCCCGTGTGAAGAAATTAAATACCAGATAAGGGAATACCACATTAGTGAACAAAAAACCATGTGTACCGGGATACCGCTGAGACCACAGTTCGCCCAAAAGATGAATCAGCAGGAAATGAGAGAAAAGCTTGGTCTGGAACCAGAAGTCACCGTCCTGGTGATGGGCGGCGGACTGGGCATGGGCGAAATCGAGGATATTATTAATACCTTGGGAAATGCGGATATTAAATTACAGATTGTTGCCCTGACCGGGAAAAATGACAAACTGCGGAACACGCTGCAGCTGCTTACAACTGAAAACAGGATAAAGGTATTTGGATATATTGATAATGTGGCTGAAGTTATGGCGGCCAGCGATTTTATTATTACCAAACCGGGGGGGCTGACTACGGCTGAAGTTCTGGCTCAGCAGCTGCCCATGGTGATAGTTAATCCGCTGCCGGGGCAGGAAGACCGGAATACCGAATTCCTGCTTAACAACGGCGTTGCAGTAAAGGTCCGCAAAATGCAGAACCTGGCGCCTCAGATCAAAAATCTCTTAGAAAATAAGATTAGGCTGAAACAGATTAAAGAGATGTGCGCCCTGATTGGCAGACCGGATTCTGCGGCCAGGCTTGTGGATTATATGGAGACTCTGATTATATAGGGGGATTTACCTTGCCAAAAAGCTATCTGAATCTTGATGTAACATATCAATTTGCTGTGGAACAGCTTCAAAAAAAAGAGCCCCGGGAAGCGGCCAGAAACGCCGGCGCTGAGTATAACCCTGAAACCGGGGGAATTTTAATAACATATCTGGGAGACACTTTTCGGGTTTCATATCCTGATGGCAGAGTGGAACCTGCAGAAGATGGGAAAGAGGTGTCCCTTACAGTAAAAATACTCATTCTGCATTATTTGAATACCGCAAACGGGGCGCCGCTTCAGGGCAAATTAATTTCGTTTAAAGAACTTCCTGATGGGGCCATCTATATCGAACCATTCACCAGACGGGCCATTAAACCGATGTTGAATTTGTTTGCCGAAAGACAGGATGAGTTTGTGGAACTGGCAAAAGGCATTGGCGCTGAAAAACAAAGCCTTGGTGATACCAGTGTGACCATTTACCCCTTCCCGAATGTACCCATCACCTATGTTATCTGGTCAGGTGATGATGAATTCCCGGCTTCCGGGAACATTCTTTTCGATGCTTCGGCGCCGTTTTACCTGCCAACTGAAGACTATGCCCTTGTTTCAGGATTGATTATCTACCAACTGGGCAGCCTGCTGCAAAAAAAGTAAATAATCAGGTGATTTTCTCACAGGAGTCAATTTATACAAGTATTTGTTGGTTTCCACTTCTGTGATTTCAACAAGTTTCAGGAAGCCTCCGGTGTAAAATAGTAAGTGACTAGACCGGAGGTGATTGTTTTTTATGAGCCGTATTTTTTGCAGTATGATGTTTCTCATCGTCTTTACAGTATCAGTTCAGACCAATGTGCCTGACGCTGGGGATCTGGCGAGGTTATTTGGTTCACTGTACAGCCAACGCCAGGTGGATTTAGCTGCATCGGATGCGGATGAAGAAAAAACGGTGCAGTCCGGATGGGTTTATTACAAAATGGGCAGCTTGGATAAGGCCAAAAATGTCATGGAGGGTGTTCTTGAAAATGATCACAATATTTCTGCACTTTACTGTCTGGGGATGATCGGTCTCGACACAAGAGACTTTGAATCAGCGGCAGAAAGTCTGGAAGCAGTCCTGGAATTATCACCTCAGCACCTGCCTTCCTTAATAAACCTTGGCAAGGCATATTATTTTTCCGGAAGGTATCACCTGGCTGAACAATGCTTTGAAAATGCCCTGCAGCTGGAGCCCGGTAACAGCGATGCGCTGTTTTGGATAGATAAGACCTGTTCCGGGGCAGGAATTTAAGCTTCATTTGTGGAAAATATACTTACAGAATGTGTTCCCAACATCATACCAATAAGAGGAGCAATAATCGTGAGAAATAGAAATATCGACTGGTATGTCCTGGTTTCCGTGCTGCTGATGCTTGGCATAGGAATAATTATGGTGTTAAGTGCAAGTTCACCCACTACTGTGGCCGGAGCTAGCAAAGATGGGTTTTTGTTTTTCCGGAAACAGCTAGGCTGGATTGGTGTTGGCCTTTTCGGAATGCTGGTCATGTCAAGATTTAATTACCGTAAGCTGAATGACCTGGTTATTCCCTCAGCCGTTCTGACAGTTGTGCTGCTTTTGGCTGTATTTGCTTTTGAACCGAGAAACGGCGCTTACAGCTGGATATTCATCGGCAATTATCAGTTTCAGCCTTCAGAGCTTGTAAAACTTTGTCTCATCCTGATGCTGGCAAGAATTATCAGTGTAAAACATGATAAAATGGATTCATTTATACAAGGTTTGATACCGCCGCTGATACTTATCGCGGTTGTATGGGGACTTGTTGTAATAGAGCCTGACCTGGGGACAGCAATGGTAATAGGGATTACGTCTTACATAATGCTATACGCCGGTGGAGCGAACTGGAAACACCTGGGCGGAATTGCACTGCTGGGATGTATGGTGGCTTCCATTGCTGTGATGGTGGAAGGTTATCGGATGGATAGATTCTATGGCTTTCTGAATCCTTTTGAAGATCCTCTTGGGAGTACTTATCAGATAGTGCAGTCACTTTATGCGATAGGATCAGGTGGATTTCTGGGTGTAGGGTTAGGCCAATCCATGCAGAAGTTCGGACATATTCCAGAACAGCACACAGACTTTATATTTAGTGTGCTTTCAGAAGAACTCGGCTTTGTAGGTGCGGTTTTTGTAATTATACTGTTCGTTATTTTTGCCTCCCGGGGCTACCTGATCGCCCGCAACTCCAGGGATAACTTTGGCAGTATGCTGGCCATTGGAATTACAACTCTGATTATTGTAGAAGCTGTAATCAACATTGCAGTGGTTACCTCTTCCATGCCGGTCACCGGGATAACCCTGCCATTTATAAGCTACGGTGGTTCATCACTGATCTTCAAAATGGCTGCAGTCGGAGTTCTGCTGAATATTTCGAGATTTACCCAAAATCAGCAAAGGTCAATAGGTGAATAAATGCAACCCATTTTAAACGCTTGGTCTCTGGCTGAAGCAGGAGGCAAAGAAGCTGAAATCGTTTATAAGGCGG
This DNA window, taken from Phosphitispora fastidiosa, encodes the following:
- the ftsW gene encoding putative lipid II flippase FtsW, which produces MRNRNIDWYVLVSVLLMLGIGIIMVLSASSPTTVAGASKDGFLFFRKQLGWIGVGLFGMLVMSRFNYRKLNDLVIPSAVLTVVLLLAVFAFEPRNGAYSWIFIGNYQFQPSELVKLCLILMLARIISVKHDKMDSFIQGLIPPLILIAVVWGLVVIEPDLGTAMVIGITSYIMLYAGGANWKHLGGIALLGCMVASIAVMVEGYRMDRFYGFLNPFEDPLGSTYQIVQSLYAIGSGGFLGVGLGQSMQKFGHIPEQHTDFIFSVLSEELGFVGAVFVIILFVIFASRGYLIARNSRDNFGSMLAIGITTLIIVEAVINIAVVTSSMPVTGITLPFISYGGSSLIFKMAAVGVLLNISRFTQNQQRSIGE
- a CDS encoding sulfite exporter TauE/SafE family protein, with product MIVTIIGFFAGILSGLAVGGGTLLVPALVFLTGITQHTAQGVSLLSFVPTSIVAVITHYRQGNVRPRLAGYLAIGTVAGALLGAMIAVRIPAPALQRIFGIFLMAMGFYEFFYKSRDE
- a CDS encoding tetratricopeptide repeat protein, whose amino-acid sequence is MSRIFCSMMFLIVFTVSVQTNVPDAGDLARLFGSLYSQRQVDLAASDADEEKTVQSGWVYYKMGSLDKAKNVMEGVLENDHNISALYCLGMIGLDTRDFESAAESLEAVLELSPQHLPSLINLGKAYYFSGRYHLAEQCFENALQLEPGNSDALFWIDKTCSGAGI
- a CDS encoding MGDG synthase family glycosyltransferase, which gives rise to MKRVLFFSVSIGSGHDLAAEATAREVTLRFPDCRTMTVDTFKYINPVLNKVIAGSYMESLKFNPKIWGYLYNQAEAGDKFIDLNQILSKLVSSKMEKLIKEFDPQVMVCTHAFPAGILSIIKSKYGLRIPVIAVMTDYTIHPFWVHENIDMYVIPCEEIKYQIREYHISEQKTMCTGIPLRPQFAQKMNQQEMREKLGLEPEVTVLVMGGGLGMGEIEDIINTLGNADIKLQIVALTGKNDKLRNTLQLLTTENRIKVFGYIDNVAEVMAASDFIITKPGGLTTAEVLAQQLPMVIVNPLPGQEDRNTEFLLNNGVAVKVRKMQNLAPQIKNLLENKIRLKQIKEMCALIGRPDSAARLVDYMETLII
- a CDS encoding RCKP-type rubredoxin-like domain-containing protein, producing MAVFVCANCGFTKETRCKPKKCPECGSNDSFAKKEENNK
- a CDS encoding DUF3786 domain-containing protein, with the protein product MPKSYLNLDVTYQFAVEQLQKKEPREAARNAGAEYNPETGGILITYLGDTFRVSYPDGRVEPAEDGKEVSLTVKILILHYLNTANGAPLQGKLISFKELPDGAIYIEPFTRRAIKPMLNLFAERQDEFVELAKGIGAEKQSLGDTSVTIYPFPNVPITYVIWSGDDEFPASGNILFDASAPFYLPTEDYALVSGLIIYQLGSLLQKK
- a CDS encoding sulfite exporter TauE/SafE family protein, which produces MKHISLLLLIGIGIITGLINGLLGIGGGTILIPAMVSLMGIAQHQAHGTSLAVILPTTVASCLIYGLNDDLNLRLTMQVVAGGVVGGYLGAKLMNRIPARKLRQFFGVFMFLAGLRMMF